One window from the genome of Nicotiana tomentosiformis chromosome 5, ASM39032v3, whole genome shotgun sequence encodes:
- the LOC104120730 gene encoding protein MIZU-KUSSEI 1-like has translation MVEPQSKLPPPPPTPPTTPLSLVKPSSKNNKKRPVKIFRAFRNVFRSFPIITPVCKLPSLPGGRLPENKTGITGTLFGYRKGRVSLSIQENPGTLPNLVIDLAMQTNVLQKEMSLGMVRIALECEKRPDNNNSNNNNNHKEKTKLLDEPLWTMFVNGKKSGYCAKRDATEEDLHLMEVLKAVSMGAGVLPPAKSDLEGHVDDEMAYMRAHFERVVGSKDSETLYMLSPDGNSEPELSIFFVRI, from the coding sequence ATGGTAGAGCCACAATCAAAattaccaccaccaccacctacTCCACCTACAACTCCATTATCCCTAGTCAAACCTTCTtcgaaaaataataaaaaacgaCCCGTAAAAATCTTCAGAGCCTTTCGCAATGTGTTCCGGTCCTTCCCTATAATCACACCCGTATGTAAACTCCCTTCCCTCCCCGGCGGCCGTTTACCTGAAAACAAAACCGGCATCACGGGCACGTTATTCGGATACAGAAAAGGTCGTGTTAGCCTCTCGATCCAAGAAAACCCAGGAACTCTACCTAATCTGGTCATCGACCTGGCCATGCAGACCAACGTGTTGCAAAAGGAAATGAGCCTCGGGATGGTGCGAATTGCGTTGGAATGCGAGAAAAGACCCGATAATaacaatagtaataataataataatcataaggAGAAAACAAAGCTTCTTGATGAGCCATTATGGACTATGTTTGTAAATGGGAAAAAAAGTGGCTATTGTGCAAAGAGAGATGCCACGGAGGAAGATCTCCATCTCATGGAGGTTCTTAAGGCGGTGTCCATGGGCGCCGGCGTGTTGCCGCCGGCGAAATCCGACTTGGAAGGACACGTGGACGATGAGATGGCGTACATGAGAGCACATTTTGAACGAGTAGTGGGATCAAAGGATTCGGAAACCCTATACATGTTGAGCCCAGACGGAAATAGTGAACCTGAATTGAGTATTTTCTTTGTGAGGATATGA